The Thermoanaerobacterales bacterium genome includes the window ATCCCAGTTGATAACGGAACTAAACCGTATCGCTGACACAACGGAGTTCAACACACAGGTGCTAATGAGCGGGGGCTTCAGCGGTACCGGGAATGGTCTTACATTCCATATCGGCGCTAACTCAGGTCAGACGCTAATTCTAAAGATTGGCAACATGAAAGCAGGTGCTTTAGGCGTTAGCGGTCTTAGTGTTTCAACCCTGGCAAACGCCAGTGCGGCTATCTCCAAAATTCAGAGCGCTATCGATAAGGTCTCCACTCAGCGGTCGGCCCTTGGTGCCGTTCAGAACCGCTTGGAGCATACTATCGCCAACCTGGGAGTTGCTTCGGAGAACCTATCCGCCGCTGAGTCCCGTGTTCGCGATGTGGACATGGCCCAGGAAATGATGAACTTCACCAAGACCCAGATCCTGGTGCAGGCCGGCACGGCGATGCTTGCCCAGGCAAACATGTCCCCGCAGGCAGTTCTCAAGCTTCTCGGTTAGCCCAAAGTTTTGAAATGCAGGGGGCTAGGGCCAGCCCCCTGCATTATCTTATTTCTTAGGTCAAAGGAGTAATTGAGCCCTATGACCTTACCACATGAAACTTCAGATGTCGTGAGACATGTAATCGAATTTCTACCTACTCTTCGCATGGCCACAGAAGAGATTTCCGGTCTGTTGATGGAGGGCAATACAACACGTGCAATGCGTGGTTTGGCGGAACTGGTGACTGGACTGCAGGAACTGCACAAGGGGTTAGAGCTACTCTCCTTTGCTTATGGTTCTGGTTCGCCGGGTCTCAACAATTGTCGCATTCGTTTGGAAGCCCTTTACCCGCTGATGCTTACGGCTGTCGAAGACGAAGACCCAGTAGCACTCAGTGACCTC containing:
- a CDS encoding flagellin; the encoded protein is MIINHNISALNAWRGLTSTNTALTKSLEKLSSGLRINRAADDAAGLAISEKMRGQIRGLNQAIRNAQDGISLIQTAEGALNESHSILQRMRELAVQSANDSNTDADRKQIQDEVSQLITELNRIADTTEFNTQVLMSGGFSGTGNGLTFHIGANSGQTLILKIGNMKAGALGVSGLSVSTLANASAAISKIQSAIDKVSTQRSALGAVQNRLEHTIANLGVASENLSAAESRVRDVDMAQEMMNFTKTQILVQAGTAMLAQANMSPQAVLKLLG